Proteins from a single region of Natrinema salifodinae:
- a CDS encoding ribbon-helix-helix domain-containing protein: MSHPTFSMPDEMLEDLEERVEEADTNRSRYVREAIVARFQAEDDGEWEAPESYTVEVNRL, translated from the coding sequence ATGTCGCACCCGACGTTCAGCATGCCCGATGAAATGTTGGAAGATCTTGAAGAGCGGGTTGAAGAAGCTGACACCAACCGCAGTCGGTACGTGCGTGAGGCTATTGTTGCCCGTTTTCAGGCCGAAGATGACGGTGAGTGGGAGGCGCCTGAGTCGTACACTGTCGAAGTAAATCGACTCTAA
- a CDS encoding plasmid mobilization protein, which translates to MTGKRDKQISTYVTEEEKQDIRVLAAKQGYSGISDFLRDLALEELEEAREEGNSTKTVVATAD; encoded by the coding sequence ATGACGGGTAAACGCGACAAGCAGATCTCCACCTACGTTACGGAGGAGGAGAAACAGGACATCCGCGTGCTCGCAGCCAAACAGGGGTACTCGGGCATCTCCGATTTTCTCCGCGACCTGGCACTCGAAGAACTCGAGGAGGCGCGAGAAGAGGGAAACTCGACTAAGACGGTCGTTGCGACAGCTGACTAA
- a CDS encoding Cdc6/Cdc18 family protein produces MIQDRWVFDDEYNADIVHRDSELESLSRLLKPATQSRRAEDALIYGPSGVGKTATTRWLLRDLYQRAHVQSVGIECSGDTAHEIIHKATAKHPSTGIVHENQSRDDLLEILEEVCDTPYIVILDEADVIPDLDVLEDLLSVEKVSVIAITHQQVEWLARLEDDMERHFPADAQIEFRKYNEDELVDILKPRIEHGLVGDPTRPGQLEWIADDCDGEARWAIKTVLAAAELAQERGHDYFHEADVRDAFERAERKIRKDNLQSLPVTYQRLYELVRQIGPVNGEEMKAAYRANKMTVFDGRRREPVGWRRAWDFLKKMADYDLIEMPGETNSKVYEAVDEELEAPVEFNFRPMTAD; encoded by the coding sequence ATGATCCAAGATCGGTGGGTGTTCGATGACGAGTACAACGCGGACATCGTTCACCGAGACAGTGAACTCGAGTCGCTGTCTCGGTTGCTTAAGCCAGCAACTCAGAGCCGCCGTGCGGAAGACGCGCTGATCTACGGACCGTCCGGTGTCGGGAAGACGGCAACGACGCGCTGGTTGCTCCGCGATCTCTACCAGCGGGCGCACGTCCAGTCCGTCGGGATCGAGTGCTCAGGGGATACCGCGCACGAGATCATCCACAAGGCGACCGCGAAGCATCCCAGCACCGGTATCGTACACGAAAATCAATCCCGCGACGATCTTCTCGAGATACTCGAAGAGGTGTGTGACACGCCGTATATCGTGATCCTCGACGAGGCGGACGTCATCCCCGATCTGGATGTCCTTGAGGATCTCCTCTCGGTCGAGAAGGTATCGGTGATCGCGATCACCCACCAGCAGGTCGAATGGCTCGCCCGTCTGGAGGACGATATGGAGCGACACTTCCCAGCGGACGCACAGATCGAGTTCCGGAAGTACAACGAAGACGAGCTCGTCGACATCCTCAAGCCCCGCATCGAGCACGGTCTCGTCGGTGATCCAACGCGGCCAGGCCAGCTCGAGTGGATTGCCGATGACTGCGACGGGGAGGCGCGGTGGGCGATTAAGACGGTGCTGGCAGCTGCGGAGCTCGCCCAGGAGCGGGGGCACGATTACTTCCACGAGGCCGACGTCCGTGACGCGTTCGAGCGCGCCGAGCGGAAGATCCGCAAAGACAACCTGCAGTCGTTACCGGTGACCTATCAGCGACTGTACGAACTGGTGCGGCAGATCGGGCCGGTCAATGGCGAGGAAATGAAGGCGGCATACCGCGCGAACAAGATGACGGTCTTCGACGGACGGCGGCGCGAACCTGTCGGGTGGCGTCGGGCGTGGGATTTCCTGAAGAAGATGGCCGACTACGACCTGATCGAGATGCCTGGGGAGACAAACTCGAAGGTGTATGAGGCGGTCGATGAAGAGTTAGAAGCTCCTGTCGAGTTCAACTTCAGACCAATGACAGCAGACTGA